A single region of the Ruficoccus amylovorans genome encodes:
- a CDS encoding SAM hydrolase/SAM-dependent halogenase family protein, with translation MDAASPTLIALLTDFGMRDWYVGAMKGVLLRNCPQAQLVDITHSISPGDIEAGAFVLSQCWREFPPGTVFLAVVDPGVGTPRKAVAVRANGHFFVGPDNGLFGFLENYEAREITGTDFHRTGTSHTFHGRDIFAPAAARLASGADFASIGTDSDNLVSTVWPQVEFMREGVHGCIIAFDHFGNAITNLRREDVAVHFSPESLHVSLHPDRLPLVKTFGDVSPGAPLAYFGSGGFLEIAINGGNARDVLGLKKHQTVEMLT, from the coding sequence ATGGATGCCGCCTCCCCTACTCTCATCGCGCTGCTGACAGATTTTGGCATGCGCGACTGGTACGTCGGTGCAATGAAAGGCGTACTGCTCAGAAATTGCCCGCAGGCGCAACTCGTTGACATCACCCATAGCATCTCCCCCGGTGACATCGAGGCCGGGGCTTTTGTCCTGAGCCAATGCTGGCGCGAGTTTCCCCCTGGCACGGTTTTTCTGGCCGTGGTCGATCCCGGCGTAGGCACTCCACGCAAGGCCGTCGCCGTCCGCGCGAACGGACATTTCTTTGTCGGGCCGGACAACGGTTTGTTCGGCTTCCTCGAAAACTACGAGGCACGCGAAATCACCGGCACGGATTTTCACCGCACCGGCACCTCCCATACTTTTCACGGGCGCGACATCTTCGCCCCGGCAGCGGCGCGGCTGGCCTCGGGGGCAGATTTCGCCTCAATCGGGACGGACAGCGACAACCTTGTGAGCACGGTGTGGCCGCAAGTAGAGTTCATGCGCGAAGGCGTTCATGGGTGCATCATCGCCTTCGACCACTTCGGCAACGCGATCACCAACCTGCGGCGCGAGGACGTCGCAGTTCACTTTAGCCCGGAGTCGCTGCACGTCTCCCTGCATCCGGACCGCCTGCCCCTGGTGAAGACCTTCGGGGACGTTTCGCCCGGAGCGCCGCTGGCCTATTTCGGGTCGGGAGGATTTCTGGAGATCGCCATTAACGGCGGCAACGCCCGTGATGTCCTCGGGCTCAAAAAGCACCAAACCGTCGAAATGCTCACATGA